The following DNA comes from Paenibacillus crassostreae.
TCACACCCGTTAGCACGCGGTTAGTACCAAATGACTTATAGATATCGTGCATAGTAATATGCATGATTGTAGCCTCCCTTCATTTATCCGAAATTGACTCCAGCTTGTAGAATACAGTTAGCATAAGGACTAGCTTCACCCGTACGTATAATAACTTTAGCCTTATGTGTTAACAGCTTAAATTGTTCGTGTGATAATTTCTCTATAAGTATTCCGTTAAATTGGTTATTTATATATTGTGACGTTTTTTGATTTTCAGTATCTAACTCTTCCGCTACAATCACCTTTTCAATGACCATGTCCTCTATAATGATATCCACAACGTCTTGGAAGCTAGGGACACCCAACTTCAGAGCTAGATCAATCTTAGGAACCCATGCTGGAATCGGCAGGCCGACATCTGCGATGACAATAGTATCGGTATGACCTAAGTCAGCTAGAATCTTGGAAATATGACTATTTAAAATTCCTTGTTTCTTCATCACTAAAGGCTCCCTTCTACTTCTGCTCGTATGGGCATTCCACCTTGTGCACCGAATTTGGTAACGGATAACGAAGCCGCCCGGTTACCAAACCTCACACTATCCTGCAATGATTTCCCTTCAGCGAGACCTACAGCAAAGGCAGCATTAAAAGTATCCCCTGCTCCAGTCGTATCTATAGCATTCACTTTATATGCAGGAACAACAACTTCTTGTATCCCATCGTAATAGCGCACACCCTGACTTCCCTCTGTAATAAAAAGCTTATTCGGATACTTTCTTAAAGCTTCTGATGGACTCATGCCTGAGAATAGCACCGAACATTCATGTTCGTTGGGAGTTAAATACGTAGCATTCTCAATGACCGATTCGCTAATCGGACGTGCTGGTGCTGGATTGAGCATCATTGGAATTTTAAATTGATGGCAAATATCACTTACATAGGATACCGTTTCTTCTGGGATCTCTTGTTGAATCAATACCATGTCACTTTTACGTATTGCTTCAAGTGCCAATTCAACAAAGGCAGGAGTGACATGATCATTTGCTCCTTTTACGACGATAATACTATTATCACCTTCAGCTAAAATAATATGAGCCGTACCACTCTCCACACCTGTAACCGGTTCCACATTATCGATAAGTACATGATTCAATTGGAAGTTATCCATGATTGCTTTTCCATAGAAATCATCACCTACGCAACCAATCATCGTAACTTCAGCACCTAAACGAGCAGCCGCTACAGCTTGATTGGCTCCCTTTCCTCCAGGCACTGTTGTGAATTTATCTCCAAGAACTGTTTCGCCAGCAGTAGGACGCTTGGACGAACTCACCACCAAATCCATAGAACAACTTCCAATCACACAAATCTTAGCCATAATTATCAACCTTTCTCTTGGTTTCTTCTAGTGGTTTCCCGTTCAACGAATCTAACGGGGAGCTGAATAATTGAATCTTCCACTTTATCTTGCTCAATTAACTTAATAAGTAAACTAGCAGCCTCGCGCCCCATGTCATAAGTGGGTTGGTGTATAGTGGATAACGATGGCGATAACAAGCTGCTTAACGGTATGTCATCAAATCCAATAATTTGAACATCTTGCGGTACAGACTTGCCTAGACGAAGTGCTTCATGAAGAACTGCTGTTGCTACGATATCGTTACTGGCAATGACACCGTCCGTATTTATATATTTTTCAAATAATTCCTTAGCCCATGGTTCAACTCCAGTGTAAGAGAAAGAGGACGTCTGAATCACGTTATATGTCATATTCATTTCTTCAAGAACTTCTACAGCCCCTTGAAAACGATCTTGAGCCGGTTTGATATGTGCCGGGCCTTGGATAATCGTAATTCTCTTACTACCACGTGCAATAATTTCCTTTGCTGCAATACGTCCACCTTCTCTGCCATCAGCATAGACGGAAGGTCGTTCATTCGAAGTACGATCCAGAAAGACGATTGGAATTTGCAATTTAGTATAAATATCACTATCTGGAAAGTTTGTTGATGAAATCACACCGATAACGTTGTTTTGGACAAAAGTTTGAATGTAATCTAGCTCTTTAAATTCATTCTCATCACTATTCCCAAATATTAATCGATATCCATTCTCCTGCATCCGATCTTCTACACCTCGTGCTAACAATGGAAAATAGGGATTGGTTATATCAGGCAACAATAGGCCTATTAATTTTGATTTTCGTTTAAATAATGACCGGGCCACTTCATTAGGTGTGTAATTGATTTGTTTGATGGCTGCTTCAACTTTCTTACGAGTATCTGTGTTGACATATCCCGATTCATTTAAGACTCTTGAAACGGTAGCCACGGATACACCAGCAATTCTCGCAACATCCTTAATCGTTACCATGTTGGTCTCATCTCCCTGTGTAACCGGTTACACAGGTTACACTTATAAATTATCATATCATTTTAAAAATTACAATCTTTTTTTATTTCTTGACTTGCTTTTCATAAATCTAGGTTAATTAACCATGGACACTAACTATTGCGGCTGATAGAATAGAACAAGTTAAGGAACGGAGGCTTCATCGTGGATTATATCATTTTAGATATAGAATTTAACGGACGGAAATTTGCTAGTGATTTACCTATGGAAGTTATCGAGATTGGAGCAGTACGACTAGACTCTAATTTACGACACATAGACGAATTCTCAGCATTAATCAAGCCAGTTTATTTCTCAAAACTCAATTCTTTTATAAAAAAGAAAACAGGAATCCCGCAAGAAGATATTGATCAAGCTGCTGGATTTGTAAAAGTTATAGGTGATTTCACAAATTGGTTAAACCATAGTGAATCTTTCCTTCTGCTTACTTGGGGAGGCGAAGATTTAAAACGAATTATATATGATACTCGTATGCACAAGCTTGATGATACTTACTGGATGGCTGCTAACTACTTCGATTTATTAAAGGGTTATATAAGATACAAGAATGTTACTAATGATGTGAGTGTTGAAGGTGCTCTACAAGATCTAAACATCGATCCTTCTGGTTCTGCGCATAGAGCATTAGATGATGCGAGAATGACCTCTGAAGTATTTCGCGCTATTTTCGATAAATTAAGCTTCGAATATACTCAACAGTTCAAGGATGTTTACTCTAATGCGAAAGAACGAAGATTGGTGAAGAATGCGATTCGTTCAATGACGCTTCAGAAGTTACCTCTTACTTGGGAGAATCTACATGATCGTTATCTTAAAGAAAAGGTCACTCTAGAAGATCCAAGAAAACTTAAAGAACTTCAACAATATTTCACCACGGAATTAACGAAAGAAAAGCAACCTGTTGCTGCTAATTAGGAATTATACAATACCATTCTTATCAAAAAGAAATAATCACTATGGATAGCAATCCTAAGTGAATATTTCTTTTTTGGTCTCTGACAGACAATTAGACTCTTATTAGAGCTTATAAAATAACCTGATCCTCTAAATTTCTCCATAAGTGATGTGCCTCTCTAGCTACTCAAATAGTCCTCTTCCGATAAAGTTTGCAGAAACAGGCACCTTCTCTATTTCTCGTGCAAATATGGATAATTGTCCAATATGATGAATTTCATGTGCAATGATATGCCGAACTACTTCTCCCCATCTGTCTGTCACTATCGTTCCATCGGGTAGATGATCAATAAAAAGTTGGTTCTCCAAACTTCCATCCCAAGAATTTACGAACTCTTCCACTTCTTGACGGAATGTCGACTGGAGCATACGTACACGTTCTATACTTTGATAATCCGCGAAATTCTCCTGGAAATCAGATTGCCCCTGAAGTACACGAATCCAACTCCACTCTACGTCAATGATATGAAACAATGTATGCAATATTCCACCAACTCCACCGGTCCGCTTACATAGTAAATCTTCCAAAGGGACATCTTCGCACCAGCGAAGCCATTCCTCACGCACCATCCAATTATAGCGAAACATCGATTGCAATAGCTTCCAACTCCTTTATCCATCTTATTAAATAAAATGATCTCAAATAATCGCAAATTATATCCTATTTTCTCATTCTATGAATTGTTGCTTTGAATCATTTACATATACTATCTATGCAATTATACCTAGAAAATAAAATAAGTATACGAACAAATATGCGCAACAAGTTATTAGCCGAATATTTGTTCTGAATTAGAATCTGAAACTCTCAAAAGCGACACTATGTTCCGACAGCATGATGTGCAAACGAGACTAAATAGCTAGTTATCCTGTCTCATATCAAGAGCATGTAAAATATGTAAAATAAGGATAAGATTTAACTGTTGTTCGATTAATTAAAATGAAGGAGGAAAGATAGGTTAGATGCTCATCATGAATAACTAGCGCATTATACCTGTGATAAAGGAGGATATATTATGAGAAAAAGTAGAAAAATAATTCGAAGCTATATGATCTATTCACTAAGTATCCTTCTCATATTGGGTATTGGCTTCCCAACAGTCTCCTATGCTGCTAATGTGGAAGACTTATCAAAGGACACTCTCCCCATTCAATCGTCTCTCAAACCTCTTGGTAAAATAGATTTTAGCGATCAGACGAAGATTCCTGAGTTCAACAATATTGAATCACTTGGCCTTCATGAAGTTACAAGTACAGTCCCTCCAGAGAATTACGTTGCTTTTACCGATAGTACTGAACCTGTGACGGTGATTGTTGAACTACAGACTGAGCCGACGGAGGTTTTTGAAGCTACAATTCCATTAGGGGCCAGAGTTAGCATCAATAGTCATACAAATACACTTCGACAGGAACACAGTACATTCAAATCTGCTGCAACAAGTGAAGCGGGAGCACAATTCAATCGTGAATACACGAAAGTATTTAATGGCTACTCCATCACTCTTCCAGGTAATCAAATTGATCAATTACTCGATCTTCCTGGGGTCAAGTCCATCTATCCTAACGTTGAATATCACGCACTGGATGTCGTAGAATCAGAGGGTTTCACACCTTCGATGGATGTGAGTGCACCTTTTATTGGGGCAGATCAAATGTGGGAATCAGGATATTCAGGTAAAGGGATCAAGGTTGGTGTCATCGATACCGGGATCGACTACAATCATCCTAGTCTAAAAGATGCTTATAGTGGTGGTTATGATTTCGTTGATGATGATGCCGATCCAATGGAAACTTTACCTGATGAGACAAAACCATTAAAGAATGGAAAGACGTATGATACATCGCATGGAACTCATGTGTCTGGCACCATCGTAGGTCAAGGTGATCCTGAACATCCTGATGCAGGTAAAGGCTGGGTAAAGGGAATCGCACCAGAAGCTGATCTTTATGTATATCGTGTACTCGGACCTTATGGAAGTGGATCATCTGAAGATGTTATTGCTGCCATAGAACAATCCGTTGCCGATGGTATGGATGTTATTAATCTGTCATTGGGCTCGAGTCTTAACAATCAATATAGCGCAGACTCCAAAGCCGCGGATAATGCCACTCTTGCTGGTGTTCATGTTGTTCTAGCTAATGGAAATGATGGCCCCGATGAGAAAACGGTGGGTAGCCCTGCTGCTGCACAGTTAGCCATCTCAGTAGGAGCATCCTCACCACCTGTAAACACGCCGATTTTTGATTCGCAACAGATAGGTCGAATCTATGCACAAATCGCAACTTACGCACCAGAACTAACTCCGGCAGATCAAGACTTAGATCTTGTGTATGCGAATCTTGGGTCAAAAGAAGACTATACAAATTTAGATGTTCATGGGAAAACTGTTCTCGTATCTCGAGGAATCATTTCCTTTGCTGATAAAGCTATCAACGCAACAGAAGCTGGCGCAAAAGCTCTCATTATTCATAATAATACAGCTGGTGAAATTGCTGCTACTCTAGGATCTTCAGGAAATTATGTTCCTACTTATACTATTACCCAAGCAGATGGACTCGCGTTAAAAGATGAAATCATAGCAAATGGTCAATCTACTGTAACTTTTACAATAATTGAAGAACAAGATCTTCTAGCAGATTTCAGTTCAAGAGGACCTTCTTTACCCTATTACTCTATTAAGCCAGATCTGTCTGCACCAGGGGTTGGCATCCGTTCATCGATACCCTCGTTTACAGGAGAATACAATGAAGCTTATGAAGATTCTCAAGGCACGAGTATGGCCGCTCCACATATTGCAGGCGCAGTGGCATTATTACTTGAGAAAGCAGAACAAGACGGAATAGATTTAAATCCAGATCAGATTAAATCACTCCTAGCGAACAACTCCGTTCCACTCCAAGACCGTCAAGGCAGTCCTTACTCTGTGAATCAACAAGGTGCTGGCCGCGTGAGTTTAGTGAATAGTTCTGAAGCAGAGGCAATCGTGAAAGTGAAAGAACAACTGCCGGTACAACTACAAGGTGATGCTAATGCAGAATATTATACAAGTAGTGCATCGTTTGGTTTATTAAGTGCTCCAAGTAAAGCTTCTAAACTCATCACGGTTGATAATATAAGTAATTCCATTCAGAAATACGATATTACTGTGGATTGGTACAACAACGATGGTCTTATAGTAGAACCTAGTATGAATACCTTATTTCTACGTCAAGGAACACCTAGCAGTTCATTTTCTCTTCACTTAGATATTCCAGAAGGTACTCCCGATGGTGAGTATGATGGTCAGGTTGTTCTGACACAAGAAGGAACTGGGCATCAGTTAAGAGTTCCATTTGCAGTATTTGTAGGCGAAAGCTATGAACTAGCTGATATTTCAAATATTGAATTGGGTGATGTGGTATTTTCACCTAATGGGGATAACATTGTTGATACAACCGAAATTTCATTCGCAGTTAATACACCACTAGAAGACTTCTCATTCTTTATTTTCGATGGTATTACGGGCGATCCTATTGGTTACACGTATGATTCAATACCCGTACGGCCTACACATGGAATTGATTATCATAAATACACATGGGATGGTACAGTTACGATCTCAGACGGGAGTAAACTAAGCCTAACAAATGGTTATTATATTATGGTGCCTGTCGTCTGGGATACAGGTGATTTAATAACGAGTTCTGCAGAGGGATTCCTCGTAGATTTGACAGCACCTGAGATTGCTCTTGATAGTCAGAGTCTTATTTTAAATCCGAATCAGCCTGGCATAGGTATGATATCAGGAGAGTTTATCAACGATTTACAAATTGAATACTTGTATAGTGCAGAGACACTAATATCAGAATTAGTATCCGTATCAGCTATCTTTGAATCTGCAGATGGTTATAAACAAGTTGATGGTAAGGTGGATGAAGATGGATATTTTCAAGTAGATGTCCCACTGCAAAAAGGAGACAATACGTATTATTTATTCGCGTATGATTCTACAGGAAACGGCTTGCAGATCCCAGCTGAAGTTATTCAATATGACTTCGATCCAGACAGTAGCCAAGTCAACTTGTCAGCTTCTAATACTAAAGTAACTACTGGTGAGTCATTTAACGTAAACGTAAATTACTCCGTTACAGAAGATGTTTACTATGCAGAGTTCAACTTGACGTTCGATTCAAAACTTATTTTGAGTAAGGTTACTTCAACTGTCACCGATGATGTCTATGCTGGTACCGATCTCTCCAATCTCGACATCACCGATGTTGCTGGAACAGATCAGAAACAATTGCATTATCAAGTTTTTCTACCTAACGGAGGATTACAAGGTTCATTACTAGAACTTACTTTCGTTG
Coding sequences within:
- a CDS encoding 3'-5' exonuclease — protein: MDYIILDIEFNGRKFASDLPMEVIEIGAVRLDSNLRHIDEFSALIKPVYFSKLNSFIKKKTGIPQEDIDQAAGFVKVIGDFTNWLNHSESFLLLTWGGEDLKRIIYDTRMHKLDDTYWMAANYFDLLKGYIRYKNVTNDVSVEGALQDLNIDPSGSAHRALDDARMTSEVFRAIFDKLSFEYTQQFKDVYSNAKERRLVKNAIRSMTLQKLPLTWENLHDRYLKEKVTLEDPRKLKELQQYFTTELTKEKQPVAAN
- a CDS encoding LacI family DNA-binding transcriptional regulator → MVTIKDVARIAGVSVATVSRVLNESGYVNTDTRKKVEAAIKQINYTPNEVARSLFKRKSKLIGLLLPDITNPYFPLLARGVEDRMQENGYRLIFGNSDENEFKELDYIQTFVQNNVIGVISSTNFPDSDIYTKLQIPIVFLDRTSNERPSVYADGREGGRIAAKEIIARGSKRITIIQGPAHIKPAQDRFQGAVEVLEEMNMTYNVIQTSSFSYTGVEPWAKELFEKYINTDGVIASNDIVATAVLHEALRLGKSVPQDVQIIGFDDIPLSSLLSPSLSTIHQPTYDMGREAASLLIKLIEQDKVEDSIIQLPVRFVERETTRRNQEKG
- a CDS encoding DinB family protein, which produces MQSMFRYNWMVREEWLRWCEDVPLEDLLCKRTGGVGGILHTLFHIIDVEWSWIRVLQGQSDFQENFADYQSIERVRMLQSTFRQEVEEFVNSWDGSLENQLFIDHLPDGTIVTDRWGEVVRHIIAHEIHHIGQLSIFAREIEKVPVSANFIGRGLFE
- the rbsD gene encoding D-ribose pyranase → MKKQGILNSHISKILADLGHTDTIVIADVGLPIPAWVPKIDLALKLGVPSFQDVVDIIIEDMVIEKVIVAEELDTENQKTSQYINNQFNGILIEKLSHEQFKLLTHKAKVIIRTGEASPYANCILQAGVNFG
- a CDS encoding S8 family serine peptidase; its protein translation is MRKSRKIIRSYMIYSLSILLILGIGFPTVSYAANVEDLSKDTLPIQSSLKPLGKIDFSDQTKIPEFNNIESLGLHEVTSTVPPENYVAFTDSTEPVTVIVELQTEPTEVFEATIPLGARVSINSHTNTLRQEHSTFKSAATSEAGAQFNREYTKVFNGYSITLPGNQIDQLLDLPGVKSIYPNVEYHALDVVESEGFTPSMDVSAPFIGADQMWESGYSGKGIKVGVIDTGIDYNHPSLKDAYSGGYDFVDDDADPMETLPDETKPLKNGKTYDTSHGTHVSGTIVGQGDPEHPDAGKGWVKGIAPEADLYVYRVLGPYGSGSSEDVIAAIEQSVADGMDVINLSLGSSLNNQYSADSKAADNATLAGVHVVLANGNDGPDEKTVGSPAAAQLAISVGASSPPVNTPIFDSQQIGRIYAQIATYAPELTPADQDLDLVYANLGSKEDYTNLDVHGKTVLVSRGIISFADKAINATEAGAKALIIHNNTAGEIAATLGSSGNYVPTYTITQADGLALKDEIIANGQSTVTFTIIEEQDLLADFSSRGPSLPYYSIKPDLSAPGVGIRSSIPSFTGEYNEAYEDSQGTSMAAPHIAGAVALLLEKAEQDGIDLNPDQIKSLLANNSVPLQDRQGSPYSVNQQGAGRVSLVNSSEAEAIVKVKEQLPVQLQGDANAEYYTSSASFGLLSAPSKASKLITVDNISNSIQKYDITVDWYNNDGLIVEPSMNTLFLRQGTPSSSFSLHLDIPEGTPDGEYDGQVVLTQEGTGHQLRVPFAVFVGESYELADISNIELGDVVFSPNGDNIVDTTEISFAVNTPLEDFSFFIFDGITGDPIGYTYDSIPVRPTHGIDYHKYTWDGTVTISDGSKLSLTNGYYIMVPVVWDTGDLITSSAEGFLVDLTAPEIALDSQSLILNPNQPGIGMISGEFINDLQIEYLYSAETLISELVSVSAIFESADGYKQVDGKVDEDGYFQVDVPLQKGDNTYYLFAYDSTGNGLQIPAEVIQYDFDPDSSQVNLSASNTKVTTGESFNVNVNYSVTEDVYYAEFNLTFDSKLILSKVTSTVTDDVYAGTDLSNLDITDVAGTDQKQLHYQVFLPNGGLQGSLLELTFVGSEEGSYPINISDVLLLNDNQKFIPVYGFSPTVVKVNKEDEQVPTDPTIPTDPPTPPPTYSGGTFSTTTPTPKKLTFKQGSVVESDKNDSHTALFSATTSILLEQLKKADAKLVTLDISDVPVGTYDTFNIHIDSSVVKQLQTDQKDLVIVGKGFEIVIPYQSLANFTVKDGFNLSLSIAKSDSSKSDIQTPVGGTAKLASVILTIQEPSTKLTTPVKITLNLDSSNYTNPLKLGVYYQTVNKQWMYLRAGNLSASNSIQFSTIDLGSFTTAEVTKSFIDILNHWSKHEIEVLAAHFLINGKESTETYKPNDHVNQAEFLTILDRLQSSATTWNDRIAEQGSRNNLTREEAAILLANALLKDSAEHVELTYKDIDSISSNAQAAVAFVTSKGYLKGNPNQTFNPQGYLTRAEVAVIISRVLADLRSDNE
- the rbsK gene encoding ribokinase translates to MAKICVIGSCSMDLVVSSSKRPTAGETVLGDKFTTVPGGKGANQAVAAARLGAEVTMIGCVGDDFYGKAIMDNFQLNHVLIDNVEPVTGVESGTAHIILAEGDNSIIVVKGANDHVTPAFVELALEAIRKSDMVLIQQEIPEETVSYVSDICHQFKIPMMLNPAPARPISESVIENATYLTPNEHECSVLFSGMSPSEALRKYPNKLFITEGSQGVRYYDGIQEVVVPAYKVNAIDTTGAGDTFNAAFAVGLAEGKSLQDSVRFGNRAASLSVTKFGAQGGMPIRAEVEGSL